Proteins encoded by one window of Salirhabdus salicampi:
- the dinG gene encoding ATP-dependent DNA helicase DinG: MKVGERMTKFAIVDLETTGHAPAKGDQIIEIGIVIVEDGHITEQYSSYVQPNLEIPAFITGLTGITDEKVQDAPKFNSIIAKIRSLCKDAYFVAHHVQFDLGFLNEALYQEGEPPIRSKVIDTVELARIFAPRAPGYKLSQLADHFHIEHQAPHRALSDAYVTAELLIRLLEKGKSLPVETLEQLIKFEPKLKSDMHNIMSNWIEEKKFQLESNDQVEVYRGIAIKKIDNDTDEEEPTEITDSFGHFLDDTFGETGALQKLMYQYERRAGQKDMAEFIFHAFHEQKHALIEAETGTGKTLGYVLPAVYFALKEQTKVVVSTYTTQLQSQLLEKEIPLMQRLFSVPVKAVVLKGKSHYLSLNKFEQEIHKPPTDDNYDVVLTKSMILVWLTETETGDVDEIHLPSSGKLFWRKINAEAEHYLDPKSPWFSRTFFQRVKRKAQKSNIIVTNHALLCTDMINDFQLLPSYDYIILDEAHHFDKTASKHFGLQLDYVSTQFLLNGLLQFQMGETIVEGDEFHTLCENAKSQADDFFRFLFEIVAKQQTGNTSMNDVGRIQFVYEHGKLQTRTAELLADMTGRFVFTLKEMERFLIKHINQFSGEKRDTLTRKLGQIETLIRSIEAFFLQNSEQTVKWIEIESLGAKNAVFLYCEPLNVGQLLAEQFYNQKKSVVLTSATLTMKGSFDFLMERNGLDESETNTKKIPSPFNFEEQVRLLVPSDLPDIQYGNEDDYVQAVSYSIYELAKITNGRMLVLFTSYKMLRQSYEMLRQFTDQDDFVIIAQGISSGSRTRLKKNFQSFDQAILLGTSSFWEGVDIPGESLSAVVIVKLPFEPPNHPVYSAKAKHLKTKGKNPFMSLALPNAVIRFKQGFGRLIRTKTDRGIVMVCDQRILKTKYGKYFTESIPKVPIVYNDTEAILEEADKWF; this comes from the coding sequence GTGAAAGTTGGTGAGAGAATGACGAAATTTGCCATCGTTGATTTAGAAACAACCGGTCATGCTCCTGCAAAAGGAGATCAAATCATTGAAATCGGAATTGTCATAGTGGAAGATGGACACATTACGGAGCAATATTCCAGTTACGTACAACCAAATCTGGAAATACCTGCTTTTATAACAGGCTTAACAGGCATAACGGATGAAAAAGTACAAGATGCACCTAAATTCAATAGTATAATCGCTAAAATACGATCTTTATGTAAGGATGCCTATTTTGTAGCTCACCATGTGCAGTTTGATTTAGGCTTTTTAAATGAGGCATTGTATCAAGAAGGTGAACCACCAATTCGTAGTAAAGTCATTGATACAGTAGAACTCGCCCGTATTTTCGCTCCAAGGGCTCCGGGGTATAAGTTGTCTCAACTTGCCGACCATTTTCATATCGAACATCAGGCACCCCATCGCGCCTTATCGGATGCTTATGTCACGGCTGAGTTGCTCATTCGTTTGTTAGAGAAGGGCAAATCCTTGCCTGTCGAAACTCTTGAGCAGCTTATAAAATTTGAGCCGAAGCTTAAGAGTGATATGCACAACATTATGTCGAATTGGATTGAGGAAAAAAAGTTCCAGCTAGAAAGTAATGACCAAGTGGAAGTGTATAGGGGCATTGCGATAAAAAAAATTGATAACGATACAGATGAGGAGGAACCGACAGAAATAACCGATTCTTTCGGTCATTTTTTAGATGACACATTCGGTGAGACAGGGGCATTACAAAAGCTCATGTATCAGTATGAAAGACGAGCAGGCCAAAAAGACATGGCTGAATTTATTTTCCATGCATTTCATGAACAAAAACATGCCTTAATAGAGGCAGAAACGGGTACGGGAAAAACGTTAGGGTACGTTCTTCCTGCTGTCTACTTTGCACTGAAAGAGCAAACAAAGGTTGTAGTAAGTACCTATACTACCCAACTGCAATCTCAATTGTTAGAGAAAGAAATTCCCCTGATGCAACGGCTGTTTTCTGTACCAGTAAAAGCAGTTGTGTTAAAAGGAAAAAGTCATTATTTAAGCTTGAATAAGTTTGAACAGGAGATACACAAACCACCGACAGATGACAACTATGACGTTGTGTTAACGAAATCGATGATACTCGTTTGGTTAACGGAAACGGAGACTGGAGATGTAGATGAGATTCATCTACCTTCTAGCGGAAAGTTATTTTGGCGTAAAATCAATGCTGAAGCTGAACACTATTTGGATCCAAAATCGCCGTGGTTCTCAAGGACGTTTTTTCAAAGAGTGAAACGAAAGGCGCAAAAATCGAATATAATTGTGACCAATCATGCCCTTCTTTGTACGGATATGATCAATGATTTTCAGCTATTACCGTCGTATGACTATATCATTTTAGATGAGGCCCACCATTTTGACAAAACTGCTTCAAAACACTTTGGGTTACAGTTAGACTATGTATCCACACAGTTTTTACTAAACGGCCTTTTGCAGTTTCAAATGGGGGAAACCATTGTAGAAGGTGATGAATTTCATACATTATGTGAGAACGCAAAAAGTCAGGCGGACGACTTCTTCCGTTTTTTGTTTGAAATTGTAGCGAAACAGCAAACTGGTAATACATCAATGAACGATGTTGGCCGTATTCAATTCGTTTATGAGCATGGCAAGCTGCAAACGAGAACTGCTGAACTGTTAGCCGATATGACGGGCCGCTTCGTTTTCACGTTAAAGGAAATGGAACGTTTTCTGATTAAACACATAAACCAATTTTCAGGTGAGAAGCGGGACACGTTAACAAGAAAGTTAGGTCAAATTGAGACACTAATACGAAGTATTGAGGCATTTTTCTTACAAAACAGTGAACAGACGGTAAAATGGATCGAAATTGAATCGTTAGGTGCAAAAAATGCAGTCTTTTTATATTGTGAGCCTCTTAATGTTGGACAATTGTTAGCAGAACAGTTTTATAATCAAAAGAAGAGTGTTGTTTTGACAAGTGCAACCCTTACGATGAAAGGATCATTTGATTTTTTGATGGAAAGAAATGGGTTGGACGAGTCTGAGACTAATACGAAAAAAATCCCTTCTCCGTTTAATTTTGAAGAACAAGTCCGCTTGTTAGTACCAAGTGATTTACCAGATATTCAATACGGTAATGAAGATGATTATGTTCAGGCCGTTAGTTACTCCATCTATGAATTAGCAAAGATAACAAATGGACGGATGCTTGTTTTGTTTACTTCTTATAAGATGCTACGTCAGTCTTATGAAATGCTAAGACAATTTACCGACCAAGATGATTTTGTCATCATTGCCCAGGGAATATCGAGTGGTAGTCGAACAAGGCTCAAGAAAAATTTCCAATCTTTTGATCAAGCGATATTACTTGGTACGAGTTCATTTTGGGAAGGTGTGGATATACCAGGTGAATCTCTATCCGCAGTTGTAATAGTGAAGTTGCCATTTGAGCCTCCTAATCATCCTGTCTACTCAGCGAAGGCAAAGCATTTGAAAACGAAGGGGAAAAACCCGTTTATGAGCTTAGCTCTACCAAATGCTGTCATTCGTTTTAAACAAGGGTTTGGACGGCTCATTCGAACAAAAACAGACCGAGGAATTGTTATGGTTTGTGATCAAAGGATATTAAAAACGAAGTACGGAAAATATTTTACAGAGTCAATTCCGAAAGTTCCAATCGTTTACAATGATACCGAGGCGATATTGGAAGAAGCTGACAAGTGGTTTTAA
- the panD gene encoding aspartate 1-decarboxylase: MYRTMLNSKIHRARVTEANLQYVGSVTIDEYILEQVGILPHEKVQIVNNNNGARIETYVIPGERHSGVICLNGAAARCVQQGDIVIIISYAVLSEEEMINHQPKVAIMNEQNEIEQLLTAEPPLTVK, translated from the coding sequence ATGTATCGCACAATGTTAAACAGCAAAATACATCGTGCTCGTGTAACAGAAGCAAACTTACAATATGTAGGTAGTGTTACGATCGATGAGTATATATTAGAACAAGTAGGTATTCTCCCACATGAAAAGGTCCAAATTGTTAATAACAACAACGGAGCAAGGATAGAGACATATGTAATACCCGGAGAACGTCATAGTGGAGTCATATGTTTAAATGGCGCTGCGGCTCGGTGCGTACAACAAGGGGATATTGTCATTATTATTTCATATGCTGTTTTATCTGAAGAAGAAATGATCAATCATCAACCGAAGGTTGCCATTATGAATGAGCAGAATGAAATTGAACAACTGTTAACGGCTGAACCACCCCTAACGGTGAAATAA
- the panC gene encoding pantoate--beta-alanine ligase: protein MKIVRTVSEMQQLSKSLQKEGKSIGLVPTMGYLHEGHQKLLREGRQQNDILILSIFLNPLQFGPTEDLDRYPKNEERDIDVAKNENVDIVFMPSVEEIYPSEMSHNISITKRTNILCGKTREGHFEGVVTVLAKLFNVTIPDNAYFGLKDAQQVSVVKAFVDDFNVPVNIVPVATVREEDGLAKSSRNVNLDTREREEAKYLYRALLHGKEFVEQGETDPKIIISAVSQFIIEHTHGKIDYVDLLSYPNLDHISEVTGDMILAVAVKFNGARLIDNVIFNKSGKLLYT, encoded by the coding sequence ATGAAGATCGTTAGAACGGTGTCCGAGATGCAACAATTAAGTAAATCTTTACAAAAAGAAGGGAAGAGTATAGGGCTTGTCCCTACGATGGGCTATTTACATGAAGGACATCAAAAATTGTTGCGAGAGGGTAGACAACAAAATGATATTTTAATATTAAGTATTTTTTTAAACCCTTTACAGTTTGGACCGACCGAAGATTTGGATCGCTATCCAAAAAACGAGGAACGGGATATCGACGTTGCCAAAAATGAAAATGTAGATATTGTTTTTATGCCTTCTGTGGAGGAGATCTATCCTTCCGAAATGTCACACAACATATCCATTACAAAACGCACAAATATTTTATGCGGTAAAACAAGGGAGGGTCATTTTGAGGGAGTCGTCACCGTTTTAGCAAAATTGTTTAATGTGACAATTCCTGATAATGCCTATTTCGGATTAAAAGATGCTCAGCAAGTATCGGTTGTGAAGGCATTTGTCGATGACTTTAATGTTCCGGTAAATATTGTACCTGTTGCAACGGTTCGGGAAGAGGATGGACTGGCAAAGAGTAGCAGAAATGTGAACTTAGATACCCGTGAACGGGAGGAAGCAAAATATTTGTATCGTGCTTTACTACATGGCAAAGAATTCGTGGAGCAAGGTGAAACGGATCCAAAAATCATAATATCTGCTGTTTCCCAGTTCATAATCGAACATACACATGGTAAAATAGATTACGTTGATTTGTTAAGTTACCCTAACCTTGACCATATTTCAGAAGTGACAGGGGACATGATATTAGCCGTTGCGGTGAAATTTAATGGAGCACGTTTAATTGACAACGTCATCTTTAACAAATCAGGAAAACTATTGTATACCTAA
- the panB gene encoding 3-methyl-2-oxobutanoate hydroxymethyltransferase: MKTRLSFNKMKKSNEKIVMLTAYDFPSAKQAEAAGVDMILVGDSLGMVVLGYDSTIPVTLEDMIHHGKAVKRGAPNTFVTVDMPFMSYHISMEETMKNGRKLIQETNAQAVKVEGAGEVVDVIRRLTTAGIPVVAHLGLTPQSVNVLGGYRIQGKTRDDAIELIENAKQVQEAGAIALVLECVPEPLAKLITEQLSIPTIGIGAGKECNGQVLVYHDILQYGVDRLPKFVKSYANIGDTIRNGITEYVQDVKNGTFPKIEHTYKMDEEELASLYGGNKNEDR; the protein is encoded by the coding sequence GTGAAAACTCGGTTATCTTTTAACAAAATGAAAAAAAGCAATGAAAAGATTGTCATGCTTACTGCCTATGATTTCCCCAGTGCAAAGCAGGCAGAAGCAGCTGGAGTTGATATGATCCTTGTTGGTGATTCGTTAGGGATGGTAGTACTCGGATATGACTCTACTATTCCGGTAACTTTAGAAGATATGATACATCATGGGAAGGCTGTAAAAAGAGGTGCCCCTAACACGTTTGTTACAGTTGATATGCCGTTTATGTCTTATCATATCTCAATGGAAGAAACGATGAAAAATGGCAGAAAACTGATTCAGGAAACGAACGCCCAAGCAGTAAAAGTGGAGGGTGCAGGCGAAGTCGTTGATGTTATAAGACGCCTGACAACTGCAGGAATTCCAGTTGTTGCTCACTTAGGGCTAACCCCTCAATCTGTGAATGTATTAGGGGGATATAGGATTCAAGGGAAAACGAGGGACGATGCTATTGAGCTTATAGAAAATGCAAAGCAAGTTCAAGAAGCAGGAGCGATTGCGCTCGTTTTGGAATGTGTTCCAGAACCACTAGCAAAGCTTATTACAGAGCAGCTGTCAATTCCGACAATTGGTATTGGGGCAGGTAAGGAATGTAATGGACAAGTTCTCGTATACCATGACATCTTACAATATGGTGTAGACCGTCTTCCAAAATTTGTGAAGTCATACGCAAATATAGGTGACACGATCCGCAATGGGATTACCGAATACGTTCAAGATGTGAAAAACGGAACGTTTCCTAAGATTGAACATACGTACAAAATGGATGAAGAAGAATTAGCATCATTGTATGGAGGCAACAAAAATGAAGATCGTTAG
- a CDS encoding biotin--[acetyl-CoA-carboxylase] ligase, with translation MDNRRKQLITLLSQKDNQYISGQVLSNELQISRSAVWKHMKELEKDGYIIEAVTRKGYRIVKHPDKISGNTLQWGLETNWLGQSLTFEEQTESTQTIAHQLAQQGAIHGSVVVADEQLEGRGRLNRPWHSEKGSGIWMSMILRPEIQPHKAPQLTLLTAVAIVETLKKVCKIEPKIKWPNDIFIHDRKLAGILTEMQAETDQIQYVIIGLGLNVNHRSDDLPEALQNIASSIHIETGKQWPRAHIIQRFLVELEGLYEHFIQHGFAKIKEMWLANAYKIGEQITVHTRNKAWEGILLGIQDDGALRVEEVENKEQHILYSAEIEWHKRRDEE, from the coding sequence GTGGATAACAGACGAAAACAGTTGATCACCCTTCTTTCTCAAAAGGATAATCAATATATTTCTGGACAAGTTTTATCAAATGAATTACAAATTTCCCGTTCAGCCGTATGGAAGCATATGAAGGAATTGGAGAAGGATGGCTATATCATTGAGGCCGTAACACGGAAAGGGTACCGAATTGTGAAACATCCTGATAAAATTAGCGGGAATACATTGCAATGGGGTTTAGAAACGAATTGGTTAGGTCAATCTTTAACGTTTGAAGAGCAAACAGAATCAACCCAAACAATCGCACACCAATTAGCCCAACAGGGGGCAATTCATGGTTCGGTTGTCGTTGCAGATGAGCAATTAGAGGGGAGAGGGCGGTTAAATCGACCATGGCATTCTGAAAAGGGTTCAGGAATTTGGATGAGCATGATACTGCGTCCTGAAATTCAACCACATAAAGCCCCTCAACTCACTTTACTAACGGCTGTAGCCATAGTAGAAACTCTGAAAAAAGTTTGTAAAATCGAACCAAAAATAAAATGGCCGAACGATATATTTATTCATGACCGAAAATTAGCTGGGATTTTAACGGAAATGCAAGCAGAAACCGACCAAATTCAATACGTCATTATCGGGTTAGGGTTAAATGTAAACCACCGTTCAGATGATCTGCCTGAAGCGTTACAAAATATAGCTTCATCTATACATATTGAAACGGGAAAACAATGGCCACGTGCTCATATCATTCAAAGGTTCCTCGTTGAATTAGAGGGTCTCTATGAACATTTTATTCAACATGGCTTTGCCAAGATTAAAGAAATGTGGTTAGCGAATGCTTATAAGATAGGTGAGCAAATCACAGTACATACTAGAAATAAGGCATGGGAAGGTATTTTGCTAGGAATTCAAGATGATGGGGCGTTACGGGTCGAAGAGGTGGAGAATAAGGAGCAACACATCTTGTACTCTGCTGAAATTGAATGGCATAAAAGGAGGGATGAGGAGTGA
- a CDS encoding CCA tRNA nucleotidyltransferase: protein MEQPFLKALPIIKTIENSGYEAYFVGGSVRDYLINRTVHDVDIATSAPPHVVQNLFKKTIPVGIEHGTILVRHGQESYEVTTFRIDGKYEDFRHPDEVTFVTDLKEDLARRDFTMNAIAMDQKGQIHDPFHGQADLKSGYIRTVGKAEERFYEDPLRMMRAVRFVSQLGFQLDDEIKNAMKQMANLLEHIAVERITVEIEKLFMGEYIMKALTHINETNIGRHLPIFRDDQSLIKKIKEYVQTPFQSIAEAITFFHILNPDHSIQKWIKSWKLSNKVLNSAKHLHQAYLTYQHEGIGNETVYVVGKHVLQEFAHLVNIVEKAEMVSVHRLEKIYEALPIRQREDLCLNGHDILALAKGRKPGPWVQELLLDMERQVVRGSLKNETSVLKEWVKKWITDENS, encoded by the coding sequence ATGGAACAGCCTTTTTTAAAAGCATTACCCATTATAAAAACGATAGAAAACAGCGGTTATGAAGCATATTTCGTTGGCGGGTCTGTTCGTGATTATCTGATAAATCGCACTGTCCATGACGTGGACATTGCAACAAGTGCTCCCCCTCATGTAGTTCAAAATTTGTTTAAAAAAACAATACCTGTAGGGATTGAACATGGAACAATATTAGTCCGTCATGGCCAAGAATCTTATGAAGTGACAACGTTTCGGATTGATGGTAAGTATGAAGACTTTCGGCATCCAGATGAAGTCACCTTTGTTACAGACCTTAAGGAAGACTTAGCGAGAAGGGATTTTACCATGAATGCGATTGCGATGGATCAGAAAGGTCAAATTCATGACCCTTTTCATGGCCAGGCAGATTTGAAAAGTGGCTACATTCGAACTGTAGGGAAAGCGGAAGAGCGTTTTTATGAAGATCCATTACGAATGATGCGGGCGGTAAGATTTGTAAGCCAATTAGGATTCCAACTGGATGATGAAATTAAGAATGCTATGAAACAGATGGCAAATCTTTTAGAACATATTGCAGTTGAGAGGATTACTGTAGAAATCGAGAAACTCTTCATGGGCGAATATATTATGAAAGCACTAACTCATATAAATGAAACGAATATTGGTAGACACCTTCCCATTTTTCGCGATGACCAGTCTTTAATAAAAAAAATAAAAGAATATGTTCAAACTCCTTTTCAATCGATAGCCGAAGCGATAACCTTTTTTCATATATTAAATCCTGACCATTCCATTCAAAAATGGATTAAAAGTTGGAAATTATCAAATAAAGTGTTAAATTCTGCAAAACATTTACACCAGGCGTATTTAACCTATCAACATGAAGGGATTGGTAATGAAACAGTATATGTAGTTGGTAAGCATGTTTTACAGGAGTTTGCTCATCTTGTAAACATTGTGGAGAAAGCTGAAATGGTATCAGTACATAGACTTGAGAAGATTTACGAAGCTTTACCGATTCGACAAAGAGAAGATCTTTGTTTAAATGGTCATGATATACTCGCTCTAGCAAAAGGTCGTAAGCCAGGTCCGTGGGTTCAGGAACTTCTACTAGATATGGAACGGCAAGTAGTAAGAGGTAGTTTAAAAAACGAAACAAGTGTATTAAAGGAGTGGGTGAAAAAGTGGATAACAGACGAAAACAGTTGA
- the bshA gene encoding N-acetyl-alpha-D-glucosaminyl L-malate synthase BshA, whose product MGLKIGITCYPTVGGSGVIATELGKLLAEKGHEIHFISSNMPFRLTKIYSNVYFHEVEVSNYPVFQYPPYDLALANKMAEVIDEAQLDILHVHYAMPHAICAILAKQMAKRDVKVVTTLHGTDITVLGIDSSLKNMIRFGIERSDAVTAVSNSLKKQTEDMLDVRDDIKVVYNFVDEREYQQKKTSELKEQFGIKQEEKVLIHVSNFRKVKRVPDVIYAFQKIVKQAPTKLLLVGDGPENNHVRELVKSLNLQESVLFLGKQDNISELFSISDLKLLLSEKESFGLVILEAMACGVPCIGTNIGGIPEVIADGKTGFVCNVNDIDTVSEKALQLLHNEKEWESFSKASIDRVNQHFLSKQIVGQYEDIYYQLSKG is encoded by the coding sequence ATGGGACTTAAAATTGGGATAACATGTTATCCGACAGTTGGGGGTTCAGGGGTAATAGCTACTGAACTGGGGAAATTATTAGCCGAAAAAGGTCATGAGATACATTTCATCTCATCAAACATGCCCTTTCGTTTAACGAAGATTTATTCAAATGTGTATTTCCATGAAGTTGAAGTGAGCAACTATCCGGTATTTCAGTATCCACCATACGATTTAGCATTAGCAAATAAAATGGCAGAAGTTATTGATGAAGCACAATTAGATATTTTGCACGTGCATTATGCGATGCCTCATGCTATTTGTGCAATTTTAGCGAAACAAATGGCTAAACGAGATGTGAAGGTTGTCACTACACTTCATGGTACTGATATTACTGTGTTAGGAATTGATTCAAGCTTGAAAAATATGATTCGCTTCGGCATTGAACGGTCAGATGCTGTAACTGCCGTGTCGAATAGCTTAAAAAAGCAAACAGAAGACATGTTAGATGTTAGAGATGATATAAAAGTTGTTTATAACTTTGTAGATGAACGGGAATATCAACAAAAGAAAACAAGTGAACTAAAAGAACAGTTTGGGATTAAACAAGAAGAAAAAGTGTTGATCCATGTTTCCAACTTTCGAAAGGTTAAGCGTGTACCGGATGTTATTTATGCCTTTCAAAAGATTGTCAAACAAGCCCCAACGAAATTATTATTAGTTGGTGATGGACCCGAGAACAATCATGTAAGGGAATTGGTGAAATCATTAAACCTTCAAGAATCGGTGTTGTTTTTAGGGAAGCAGGATAATATATCAGAACTGTTTTCCATTTCTGATTTAAAATTGTTACTATCAGAAAAAGAAAGCTTTGGCTTAGTTATTTTGGAAGCTATGGCTTGCGGCGTACCTTGCATTGGTACAAATATTGGTGGAATACCTGAAGTTATCGCGGATGGAAAAACAGGTTTTGTATGCAATGTAAATGATATTGATACGGTTAGCGAAAAAGCTTTACAATTGTTACATAATGAAAAAGAGTGGGAATCCTTTTCAAAAGCATCAATTGATCGGGTAAATCAACACTTTCTATCTAAACAAATTGTAGGACAATATGAGGACATCTATTATCAGTTAAGTAAAGGATGA
- the mgsA gene encoding methylglyoxal synthase: MKISLIAHDKRKDDLVDFVTAYVHIFKQHELFATGTTGKRIAEATNLPIHRFQSGPLGGDQQIGAMIANNDMDMVIFFRDPLTAQPHEPDVSALLRLCDVYQVPLATNIGAAEIFIRGLERGDFQWRELNRK, from the coding sequence ATGAAAATCTCGTTAATTGCTCATGACAAGCGAAAAGACGATTTAGTGGACTTCGTAACAGCCTATGTCCATATTTTTAAACAACATGAGTTATTTGCAACTGGGACCACGGGGAAAAGAATTGCAGAAGCAACGAACCTGCCCATTCACCGTTTTCAGTCTGGACCATTAGGAGGAGACCAACAAATTGGAGCAATGATTGCTAATAATGATATGGACATGGTTATATTCTTTCGGGACCCATTAACAGCTCAGCCACACGAACCAGACGTAAGTGCGCTTTTACGGTTATGTGACGTATATCAGGTACCGCTGGCGACAAATATTGGGGCAGCTGAAATTTTTATCCGTGGTTTAGAACGTGGAGATTTTCAATGGAGAGAACTGAATAGGAAATGA
- the dapB gene encoding 4-hydroxy-tetrahydrodipicolinate reductase, translated as MEQVKIIVAGPRGKMGTEALKLMEETEHFQLVACIDRKHNGEYIKDINGLPELEAKIYTDAEEALQSEDADVLVDLTTPETGFLHAKLALEHNVRPVVGTTGFTAEQLAELERLSQEKDLGVVIAPNFAVGAVLMMQFAKWAAKYFPDVEIIERHHDQKLDAPSGTAVKTAELIQEVREAKKQGHEKEQETIEGARGADFDGMHIHSVRLPGLIAHQEVVFGATGQTLTIKHDTYHRQSFMSGVKLAVDSVQKVNTFVYGLENLLE; from the coding sequence ATGGAACAAGTTAAAATTATAGTGGCAGGACCAAGAGGAAAGATGGGAACAGAAGCGTTAAAATTAATGGAAGAAACAGAGCATTTCCAATTAGTAGCGTGCATTGACCGGAAACATAATGGTGAATACATAAAAGATATAAACGGACTACCAGAGCTGGAGGCGAAAATCTATACAGATGCAGAAGAAGCTTTACAAAGCGAAGATGCTGATGTTCTTGTCGATTTAACGACACCGGAAACAGGTTTTCTACACGCGAAATTGGCGCTAGAGCATAATGTACGACCTGTTGTCGGGACAACTGGATTTACTGCAGAACAGCTTGCTGAGTTGGAGCGACTATCACAAGAGAAAGATCTTGGGGTCGTTATTGCACCTAATTTTGCGGTCGGGGCTGTCCTTATGATGCAATTTGCCAAATGGGCTGCAAAATACTTTCCGGATGTTGAAATTATTGAACGCCATCATGATCAAAAATTAGATGCTCCATCTGGAACGGCTGTCAAAACTGCAGAATTAATTCAAGAAGTAAGAGAAGCAAAGAAACAAGGTCATGAAAAAGAACAGGAAACGATTGAAGGCGCGAGAGGTGCCGATTTTGATGGAATGCACATTCATAGCGTACGTTTACCAGGCCTTATTGCCCATCAAGAAGTTGTGTTTGGGGCTACAGGCCAAACGTTAACAATAAAACATGACACGTATCACCGTCAGTCATTTATGAGTGGAGTAAAATTAGCTGTAGATTCGGTTCAAAAAGTTAACACATTTGTTTACGGCTTAGAGAATTTATTAGAGTAG
- a CDS encoding nucleotide pyrophosphohydrolase yields MQKRVDQYISQFKEGYFSPLSMLARLTEEVGEVAREVNHYYGEKPKKSSETEKSMEEELGDLLFVLICFANSLNIDVSSAFDRAMTKFETRDKDRWTRKDEEDQNGTS; encoded by the coding sequence ATGCAAAAACGGGTTGATCAATATATTTCTCAATTTAAAGAAGGTTACTTTTCCCCCCTTAGTATGTTAGCGCGCCTCACGGAAGAGGTCGGGGAAGTAGCTAGAGAAGTAAATCATTATTATGGTGAAAAACCGAAAAAGAGTAGTGAAACGGAAAAGTCTATGGAGGAAGAGTTAGGAGATCTACTCTTTGTACTTATTTGTTTTGCAAACTCGTTAAACATTGATGTTAGTAGTGCCTTTGATCGTGCAATGACCAAGTTTGAAACGAGGGACAAAGATCGATGGACTAGAAAAGATGAGGAGGACCAAAATGGAACAAGTTAA
- a CDS encoding YitT family protein, whose translation MSFFGLKMKNLFFILIGSAIFAFGLVHFNIQNNLAEGGFTGITLLLYFLFEWDPAISNILLNIPIFIIGWKYLGKTTLIYTIIGTVALSVFLWVFQVYTLEMPLRNDMTLAALFAGTFVGVGLGIIFRYGGTTGGVDIIARLVHKYIGWSMGRTMFLFDAFVIMMSILLYLEAIEGMYTLVAVFIGARVIDFIQEGAYAARGATIISEKSTDIAQQILEDMDRGVTILAGKGSFTGAKRDVLYCVVGRNEIVRLKNIITEIDPHAFVAVSSVYDVLGEGFTLDENKKPIET comes from the coding sequence ATGTCCTTTTTTGGCTTAAAAATGAAAAATTTGTTCTTTATTTTAATCGGATCTGCAATCTTTGCGTTCGGTCTCGTTCATTTTAATATTCAAAACAATTTAGCAGAGGGAGGGTTCACTGGAATTACTTTGCTCCTTTATTTTTTATTCGAGTGGGACCCGGCTATCTCGAATATTTTGTTAAATATCCCCATCTTTATTATAGGGTGGAAATATTTAGGTAAAACGACATTGATCTATACCATTATAGGTACTGTCGCACTATCTGTATTCTTATGGGTGTTTCAAGTGTATACATTAGAAATGCCATTACGCAATGATATGACACTTGCAGCCTTGTTTGCAGGTACGTTCGTAGGTGTTGGACTCGGTATTATTTTCCGCTATGGTGGAACAACCGGCGGAGTAGATATAATTGCCCGCCTTGTACATAAATACATAGGCTGGAGCATGGGTAGGACTATGTTTTTATTTGATGCGTTCGTCATTATGATGTCCATTTTGTTATATTTGGAAGCTATTGAGGGGATGTATACACTTGTAGCAGTGTTTATTGGAGCCCGTGTAATCGACTTTATTCAAGAAGGGGCTTATGCAGCAAGAGGGGCAACCATTATATCAGAAAAGAGTACCGACATCGCTCAACAAATCCTTGAGGATATGGATCGAGGAGTTACGATCCTGGCAGGAAAAGGAAGCTTCACTGGAGCGAAGCGGGATGTCTTATATTGTGTAGTCGGTCGAAATGAAATCGTAAGGTTAAAAAATATCATTACGGAAATAGACCCGCATGCATTTGTGGCTGTGAGTTCGGTATATGATGTGTTAGGGGAAGGATTTACATTAGACGAAAATAAAAAACCGATTGAAACGTAA